From Fusobacterium varium:
TTTTTTTATTTCTTCATACTTATAACTATCTATTAACAAGATATTCTTTAATTTTTTTTCTTTAATAAAATTTTTAAATTTATTATTTTCAGCTCCTCTTCCTATTAAATAAAGTTCAATATTATTATTTTTTTGTATAGCTAATAATAAATTTTTCATTGTTTCAAAATATCTTAATCCTCCTATAAAGGAAATCCTTATTTTATTCCTTCTTTGTATATCAATTTCTTTTTGAAAATTAATTTCTTTTAATGGTAAATTTTCCAATAACAACTTTTTTATATTGTTTTCCTTATATATTGGAAGAAAAAATCTTGAAGCAAAAATTATCCCATCTATTTTTTTTAACATCCACTTTTCTAGCTTTAGTAAAAATAATAATATAAATTTATTTGAGCTTGTTGGTAAATCCAAATTTTCATAAATTATTTTTCCTTTAAATCCACTCAATATTGTTAATAAAAGCATATCCCATTGAGAAGCAATTATAAGTTCTGGTTTATATTCTTTTATTGTTTGTTTTATAAAACTTAAATAAGCCTTCATCCCTAATAATTTTTTTATTTTTTTCCCATAACCTTCATTACTTGAATAAATAAAATTATTTTTATCAGTGTATTGAAAATTATTTCTATTCCACGCACAAAATTTTATGGTATATTTTTGCATTAAAGTTTTGTATATTCTTAAATTTCTAGTATTTACTGGATATACACCATCAATTAATAATATTTTCTTCAAATTAAATTTTCCTTTCATTTCTTTGATAATTTTATATTTTGGGATTTCTATATTTTCTTATTCCTCTCAAAGCATAATTAAAAAAATAATAACAGCTCTTTACCAAATTTAGTTTTTCATGTTCTCTATATATTTTCCATGTCCATAATGCACTTTTAAACTTATTTGAAGATACACTCACTTTTCCTATCCTGCAAATTGAATCATACTTTTCATTTCTAATAGAAATATTTCCTTGATTTAAAATATTAAGAAAAAAAGCATAATCTTCATGTTTTATATTAGGAAATAGTTTTTTATTCAGAATTTCTTTTTCTATAATCACAGTCATTGTTTTAAATTGGTTTCCTAACAATAATTTTTTATAATCAATTTCTTT
This genomic window contains:
- a CDS encoding putative glycosyltransferase, whose amino-acid sequence is MKGKFNLKKILLIDGVYPVNTRNLRIYKTLMQKYTIKFCAWNRNNFQYTDKNNFIYSSNEGYGKKIKKLLGMKAYLSFIKQTIKEYKPELIIASQWDMLLLTILSGFKGKIIYENLDLPTSSNKFILLFLLKLEKWMLKKIDGIIFASRFFLPIYKENNIKKLLLENLPLKEINFQKEIDIQRRNKIRISFIGGLRYFETMKNLLLAIQKNNNIELYLIGRGAENNKFKNFIKEKKLKNILLIDSYKYEEIKKFYVNTDLIWAVYPNKDYNVKFAISNKFFESILFEKPCFFAKNTQLGNLVHENGIGIVVDPYNIQEIKNIINQLNKEKILNLQNNIKFYKNNQKLYWEESEEELLKFIKNIEK